Proteins from a single region of Aerococcus viridans:
- a CDS encoding sucrose-6-phosphate hydrolase, with amino-acid sequence MSFKLHSFDQADRYRNYADWPEDYVTALNELADQSPWRNHFHIEPKTGLINDPNGFSYINGEWQVFYQYYPFGPVHGLKSWYRLTSKDLIHWEEKGLALLPDNALDAHGAYSGSATADGDKLRLFYTGNVRDENWVRHPKQNTVTLDPETGALGQKELIIDEIDQATDHFRDPMYFTAHGKSWLVIGGQRKADERGTLYLYQAAPSNLNQWTYHSELAIPQADSAYMFECPNINQVDGKVFVTFCPQGIDQDQLTYQNIYPNAYLVADAFTAEGKLENPGQLHNLDYGFDVYASQLINAPDGRVLGVSWLGLPEIDYPTDQYGYQGALSLVKEFRIQDGHLYQYPVEETLALRQAPQALFDHIEMDQNNYEYAFEVAANKQATIQLYADADKKHFVTLSIDTIDGKIKLDRSEMGTIFAEDFGTSRTLDLAGQEKVTVNVFADTSVLEIFVNDGAYVMSSRIFTPSNQHTHIFAEGTDNNLVYFLHK; translated from the coding sequence ATGTCTTTTAAATTACACAGCTTTGACCAAGCAGACCGATACCGAAACTACGCCGACTGGCCAGAGGACTATGTCACAGCACTCAATGAATTAGCGGACCAATCACCATGGCGCAATCACTTTCATATCGAACCGAAAACAGGCTTAATCAACGACCCTAATGGCTTTTCATATATAAATGGTGAGTGGCAAGTCTTCTACCAATACTACCCATTTGGCCCAGTCCACGGCTTGAAATCATGGTACCGATTAACCTCAAAAGACTTGATCCACTGGGAGGAAAAGGGGTTGGCACTGCTTCCTGACAACGCCTTAGATGCTCACGGTGCCTATTCAGGTTCAGCAACTGCTGATGGTGACAAGTTACGGTTATTTTATACAGGAAATGTGCGCGATGAAAATTGGGTTCGTCATCCAAAACAAAATACGGTTACCTTGGACCCTGAAACAGGCGCACTGGGTCAAAAAGAACTGATCATTGATGAAATTGACCAGGCGACTGACCACTTCCGTGACCCCATGTACTTTACAGCACATGGTAAATCATGGTTAGTGATAGGCGGTCAAAGAAAAGCTGACGAGCGGGGGACCTTGTATTTATACCAAGCAGCCCCGTCCAATCTGAATCAGTGGACTTACCACAGTGAATTAGCAATACCTCAAGCTGATTCTGCTTACATGTTTGAATGTCCAAATATCAACCAAGTGGACGGAAAAGTCTTTGTCACTTTCTGTCCCCAAGGAATCGACCAAGACCAGTTAACCTATCAAAATATCTATCCTAATGCTTACCTAGTTGCGGACGCTTTTACTGCAGAAGGGAAGTTGGAAAACCCTGGTCAATTACACAATTTAGACTACGGTTTTGATGTGTATGCCAGTCAATTGATTAATGCACCTGACGGGCGAGTGCTAGGCGTTTCCTGGTTAGGTCTACCGGAAATTGACTATCCAACGGACCAATATGGTTACCAAGGTGCCTTAAGCTTAGTCAAAGAATTTCGCATTCAAGATGGTCATTTATACCAATACCCAGTTGAAGAGACCTTGGCCTTAAGACAAGCGCCACAAGCCCTTTTTGACCATATTGAAATGGACCAAAACAACTACGAATATGCCTTTGAAGTAGCAGCGAATAAACAAGCGACCATTCAATTATATGCAGACGCAGACAAAAAACACTTTGTCACCTTATCCATTGATACAATTGATGGTAAAATAAAACTTGATAGAAGTGAGATGGGGACAATTTTTGCTGAAGACTTTGGCACAAGTCGAACGCTTGACCTAGCTGGCCAAGAAAAAGTGACAGTGAATGTCTTTGCGGATACATCTGTATTAGAGATTTTCGTGAACGATGGCGCTTATGTCATGTCTTCAAGAATTTTTACGCCATCTAACCAACACACACATATTTTTGCAGAAGGAACTGACAACAACCTAGTCTACTTCCTGCATAAATAA
- a CDS encoding sucrose-specific PTS transporter subunit IIBC has translation MNHKEVAKRIHQALGEDNVVTAAHCATRLRLVVKDEEKIDQSALDNDPDLKGTFQANGQYQIIVGPGDVNKVYEEYTKIADIKPASKEEVKETAKNQGKQNPVMAVIKVLSDIFVPLIPALTAGGLIMAVNNVLTSENLFGPEALVAMYPAWADFADMINMFASAAFAFLPVLIAFSATKRFGGNPYLGATMGLIMVMPQLINGYDVANVTAAGEMPVWNIFGLEIAQAGYQGQVLPVIGVAWILAKLETFFHKYLKDAIDFTFTPMLTIILTGMITFTVVGPVLRTLSDLLLNGIVEAITYLGAFGYGVFGLFYSAIVLTGLHQSFPAIETALIADVATTGGNFIFPIASVANVAQGAATLAVYFITKNEKTKGLATSSSLSAMLGITEPAMFGVNLKLKYPFFIGLIASGIASVILGIFNVRSQSLGPAGVIGFVAIIPRFIPTFMLAIVVSIVIAFVATYIYGKSLSKKEAKDAQAEKEKEAKVVAAHETEETVPTSETNILSGESTGLISNDKTIVAPLAGKVTALENVNDPVFSQGMMGPGLAIVPDSSGNVYAPISGSLTIASETGHAYGLVSDSGLEVLIHIGIDTVNLNGHGFTSEVKQGDQVNKGDLLGSFDLAVIKEAGYDPDVMVLVTNADQYDNVEVVADGLVDEKTAIIEVR, from the coding sequence ATGAATCATAAAGAAGTTGCCAAACGTATCCACCAAGCCTTGGGGGAAGACAATGTTGTGACTGCAGCCCACTGTGCGACACGGTTGCGTTTAGTGGTGAAAGATGAAGAAAAGATTGACCAATCAGCATTAGATAATGACCCAGACTTGAAAGGAACTTTCCAAGCGAACGGTCAATATCAAATTATTGTAGGACCTGGTGATGTGAATAAGGTATATGAGGAATATACAAAAATCGCCGATATTAAGCCTGCATCCAAAGAGGAAGTAAAAGAAACGGCTAAAAATCAGGGTAAACAAAACCCAGTAATGGCAGTCATTAAGGTATTATCAGATATTTTCGTTCCATTAATTCCAGCCCTAACTGCCGGTGGTTTGATTATGGCAGTCAACAACGTCCTAACAAGTGAAAACTTATTTGGACCTGAAGCCCTAGTGGCCATGTATCCAGCCTGGGCTGATTTTGCTGACATGATCAACATGTTCGCATCTGCTGCCTTCGCCTTTTTGCCTGTTTTAATTGCCTTTTCAGCAACCAAACGATTTGGTGGTAACCCTTATCTTGGGGCTACTATGGGGCTAATCATGGTGATGCCACAATTAATCAATGGTTACGACGTGGCCAATGTGACGGCAGCAGGTGAAATGCCCGTATGGAATATTTTTGGTTTAGAAATTGCGCAAGCAGGTTACCAAGGTCAAGTATTGCCTGTTATCGGGGTTGCTTGGATATTAGCTAAATTGGAAACTTTCTTCCATAAATATTTGAAAGATGCCATCGACTTTACCTTTACGCCAATGTTAACCATCATCTTAACAGGTATGATTACCTTTACAGTTGTAGGACCAGTCCTACGTACCCTATCTGATTTATTACTGAACGGTATTGTAGAAGCGATTACTTACCTAGGCGCATTTGGTTATGGTGTATTCGGTCTATTCTACTCAGCAATTGTATTGACAGGTTTACACCAATCATTCCCGGCAATTGAAACAGCCCTAATTGCAGATGTTGCGACGACAGGTGGTAACTTCATTTTCCCAATCGCATCAGTAGCCAATGTTGCTCAAGGTGCAGCGACCTTAGCCGTATACTTCATCACTAAAAATGAAAAAACTAAAGGTTTGGCGACATCATCATCTCTATCTGCCATGCTAGGGATTACTGAACCAGCCATGTTCGGGGTCAACTTGAAATTGAAATACCCATTCTTCATCGGGTTAATCGCTTCAGGTATTGCCTCAGTCATTTTAGGTATTTTTAACGTTCGTAGTCAGTCGTTAGGACCTGCAGGTGTGATTGGTTTCGTTGCCATCATCCCACGCTTTATACCAACCTTTATGCTTGCCATCGTCGTATCTATCGTGATTGCATTCGTAGCCACATACATTTACGGTAAATCTCTTTCAAAAAAAGAGGCAAAAGATGCCCAAGCTGAGAAAGAAAAAGAAGCAAAAGTAGTTGCTGCTCATGAAACTGAAGAAACAGTACCTACCTCAGAAACAAACATCTTATCAGGTGAAAGCACTGGCCTAATAAGCAATGATAAGACGATTGTTGCACCACTCGCTGGTAAGGTCACTGCCCTAGAAAATGTTAACGATCCCGTATTCTCACAAGGCATGATGGGCCCTGGATTAGCCATCGTCCCTGATTCAAGTGGCAATGTATACGCACCTATTTCAGGTAGTTTAACTATCGCCTCTGAAACGGGCCACGCTTATGGTTTAGTTAGTGACTCAGGTCTAGAAGTTTTAATCCATATTGGTATCGACACTGTGAATTTAAACGGTCACGGTTTTACCAGTGAAGTCAAACAAGGTGATCAAGTCAACAAAGGCGACCTTTTAGGAAGCTTTGACTTAGCAGTCATTAAAGAAGCAGGTTATGATCCAGATGTTATGGTCCTTGTCACAAACGCCGATCAATATGACAATGTTGAAGTAGTCGCTGACGGTTTAGTTGATGAAAAAACGGCTATAATCGAAGTAAGATAG
- a CDS encoding HU family DNA-binding protein → MANKAELVQNVANAVGDSKKSVAPVVDAVFEQIEAFLADGEKVQLIGFGSFEVRDRAARKGRNPQTGDEIEIPASKVPAFKPGKALKDAVK, encoded by the coding sequence ATGGCAAATAAAGCAGAATTAGTACAAAACGTTGCAAATGCAGTAGGTGATTCTAAAAAAAGTGTAGCACCAGTTGTAGATGCAGTTTTCGAACAAATCGAGGCATTTTTAGCTGACGGTGAAAAAGTTCAATTAATCGGTTTTGGTAGCTTTGAAGTTCGTGACCGCGCAGCGCGTAAAGGTCGCAACCCTCAAACTGGCGATGAAATCGAAATCCCTGCAAGCAAAGTACCAGCTTTCAAACCTGGTAAAGCATTGAAAGATGCAGTTAAATAA
- the der gene encoding ribosome biogenesis GTPase Der — protein MSNLTIAIVGRPNVGKSTIFNRVVGDRISIVQDEPGVTRDRIYAQGEWLGKQLNVIDTGGIEFNDQDFMTQIRLQAEIAMEEADVIIMMTNVREGVTKTDSQIASMLRKTDKPVVLAVNKVDNPEQRAEIYDFYSLGLGDPYPISGSHGLGIGDILEEVFHLAPDDIENDDEDDTISFALIGRPNVGKSSLVNAILGENRVIVSNVAGTTRDAIDTSFEDDGQVYKIIDTAGIRKRGKVYEATEKYSVMRAMRAIERAQVCLVVLNAEEGIRDQDKTIAGYAHEAGRGIIIVVNKWDTLEKDNHTMKKFTDDIRREFQFIDYAPIIFVSAETKQRLVQLPEMIAHVHGNFNRRVQSSLLNEVLVDAIRINPAPSDKGRKLRIYYLTQVKSAPPTFVAFVNDEELMHFSYERFLSNQIRKSFDFLGTPIQIITRNRK, from the coding sequence ATGTCTAATTTAACAATTGCCATTGTCGGCCGTCCAAACGTAGGTAAATCTACCATTTTTAACCGCGTTGTTGGAGACCGAATTTCAATTGTCCAAGATGAACCTGGCGTTACCCGTGATAGAATTTATGCACAGGGTGAATGGTTAGGAAAACAATTAAATGTAATCGATACTGGTGGTATCGAATTTAACGACCAAGATTTCATGACACAAATTCGCTTGCAAGCTGAAATTGCCATGGAAGAAGCAGATGTTATCATCATGATGACTAATGTCCGTGAAGGTGTGACAAAGACAGACTCTCAAATCGCCAGCATGTTACGTAAGACAGATAAACCTGTCGTACTGGCTGTAAACAAGGTCGATAACCCTGAACAAAGAGCGGAAATTTATGATTTCTACTCATTAGGTTTAGGTGATCCATACCCAATTTCTGGCTCTCACGGTCTGGGTATCGGGGACATACTAGAAGAAGTATTCCATTTGGCACCAGACGATATTGAAAATGATGATGAGGATGATACTATTTCATTCGCCTTAATCGGCCGACCAAACGTAGGTAAATCTTCTTTGGTCAATGCGATTTTAGGTGAGAACCGTGTAATCGTATCGAATGTAGCGGGGACAACTCGCGACGCAATCGATACATCTTTCGAGGATGACGGACAAGTATATAAAATCATTGATACAGCAGGTATCCGTAAACGTGGTAAAGTATACGAAGCAACTGAGAAGTATTCAGTAATGCGTGCCATGCGTGCAATTGAAAGAGCTCAAGTGTGTCTAGTTGTTTTAAATGCTGAAGAAGGTATCCGTGATCAAGATAAAACGATCGCTGGTTATGCCCATGAAGCAGGACGTGGGATTATTATTGTGGTAAATAAATGGGATACTCTTGAAAAAGACAACCATACCATGAAGAAATTCACTGATGACATTCGTCGTGAGTTCCAGTTTATCGACTATGCACCAATCATTTTCGTATCTGCAGAAACCAAACAACGTTTAGTGCAACTACCAGAAATGATTGCTCACGTTCATGGTAACTTCAACCGTCGTGTTCAATCATCATTATTGAATGAGGTACTGGTTGATGCGATCCGTATTAACCCAGCACCATCTGACAAGGGTAGAAAATTACGTATTTACTACCTAACGCAGGTCAAATCTGCACCGCCAACTTTTGTGGCATTTGTCAATGACGAAGAGCTAATGCACTTCTCATATGAGCGCTTTCTTTCAAATCAAATCAGAAAATCTTTTGATTTTTTAGGTACGCCTATTCAAATCATTACAAGAAACAGAAAATAA
- the rpsA gene encoding 30S ribosomal protein S1 produces MSNEFEQNQNNEEIPSMEEILAESVEVKIGDTVTGEVLSIDDNQVIVGIEGAGVEGVIPFKELSAQPIDSIEEVAKVGDTLELVVIKQIKEKENGSFLLSRRRIEAKKVWAELEVKAENGEIITVPVKSVVKGGLVVDAGVRGFIPASMVEDFFVDDFSPYKGQELEVKIVEIEPSENRLILSHKEIAAEKRIAERAEKLNSFQEGDKVTGTVARLANFGAFIDLGGIDGLVHISQIAQAHVNHPSDVLSEGQEVEVLVLSVDEERGRISLSIKALQPGPWENIEEKAPKGAELEGTVRRLVDFGAFVEVFPGVEGLVHISQISHDHIATPAEKLTEGQAIQVKVLDVDAENERLSLSIKALEEAPEADASAQSAAPREEKRQNKPRKQNNNRRNNASQASSDDESGFTFGDLLGDQLKNFDFGDDNE; encoded by the coding sequence ATGTCAAACGAATTTGAACAAAATCAAAATAACGAAGAAATTCCATCAATGGAAGAGATTCTTGCAGAATCAGTAGAAGTAAAAATTGGTGATACAGTAACAGGTGAAGTATTATCAATCGACGATAACCAAGTAATTGTTGGTATCGAAGGCGCAGGTGTTGAAGGGGTTATTCCTTTCAAAGAATTATCTGCTCAACCAATTGACTCAATCGAAGAAGTTGCTAAAGTTGGCGACACTTTAGAGTTAGTTGTTATTAAACAAATCAAAGAAAAAGAAAATGGTTCATTCTTACTTTCTCGCCGTCGTATCGAAGCGAAAAAAGTATGGGCTGAATTAGAAGTTAAAGCTGAAAACGGTGAAATTATCACTGTGCCAGTTAAGAGCGTAGTTAAAGGTGGATTAGTTGTTGATGCGGGTGTACGTGGTTTCATCCCAGCTTCAATGGTTGAAGACTTTTTCGTTGACGATTTCTCTCCATACAAAGGCCAAGAATTAGAAGTTAAAATTGTTGAAATTGAACCTAGCGAAAACCGTTTAATCTTATCTCACAAAGAAATCGCTGCTGAAAAACGCATCGCTGAACGTGCAGAAAAATTAAACTCATTCCAAGAAGGCGATAAAGTAACAGGTACAGTAGCTCGCTTGGCTAACTTCGGTGCATTTATTGATTTAGGTGGTATCGATGGTTTAGTACACATCTCTCAAATCGCTCAAGCACACGTTAACCATCCTTCAGATGTATTAAGCGAAGGACAAGAAGTTGAAGTATTAGTTCTTTCAGTTGATGAAGAACGTGGACGTATTTCATTATCTATTAAAGCTTTACAACCAGGACCATGGGAAAACATTGAAGAAAAAGCGCCTAAAGGTGCTGAATTAGAAGGTACTGTACGTCGTTTAGTTGACTTCGGTGCATTCGTTGAAGTGTTCCCAGGTGTTGAAGGTTTAGTACATATCTCTCAAATTTCTCACGATCACATTGCTACACCAGCTGAGAAATTAACAGAAGGTCAAGCTATCCAAGTTAAAGTTTTAGACGTTGATGCTGAAAACGAACGTTTATCATTATCAATCAAAGCTTTAGAAGAAGCACCAGAAGCTGATGCATCTGCACAATCTGCTGCTCCTCGCGAAGAAAAACGTCAAAACAAACCTCGTAAACAAAACAACAACCGTCGTAACAATGCTTCTCAAGCATCATCTGACGATGAATCAGGTTTCACTTTCGGTGACTTATTAGGTGATCAATTGAAAAACTTCGATTTCGGCGACGATAACGAATAA
- the cmk gene encoding (d)CMP kinase, with protein MSKAIQIAIDGPASSGKSTIAKKIAKKLAYVYLDTGAMYRAITLLALDGHIPAEDADALKTLAEASDIIFEPGENGQRVLVNGQDQSEAIRTDRISKAVSAYSAVSELRQVLVEKQRAYTQNGQGVVMDGRDIGTVVLPDAEVKIFLTASAEERGRRRFLENQAKGYSEMNLQDLIEDIKRRDLYDSTREDSPLVPADDAVMLDSSDLTLEEVEESILAEIHRVIV; from the coding sequence TTGTCTAAAGCGATTCAAATCGCAATCGATGGACCAGCATCGTCTGGCAAGAGTACAATTGCCAAGAAAATTGCTAAAAAATTAGCCTATGTGTATTTAGATACAGGTGCCATGTACCGGGCAATTACATTACTAGCCCTAGACGGACACATTCCAGCTGAAGACGCTGACGCTTTGAAAACCTTAGCTGAAGCGAGTGATATTATCTTTGAACCAGGGGAAAATGGCCAGCGCGTCTTAGTTAACGGACAGGACCAGTCAGAGGCCATTCGTACAGACCGTATCTCTAAAGCAGTTTCTGCTTACTCAGCAGTTTCTGAATTACGCCAAGTCCTAGTTGAAAAACAAAGAGCCTACACGCAAAATGGACAAGGCGTTGTAATGGACGGCCGTGATATTGGGACAGTGGTATTGCCGGATGCTGAAGTGAAAATCTTCCTAACGGCATCTGCTGAAGAACGAGGGCGTCGTCGCTTTTTAGAAAATCAAGCCAAAGGTTATTCAGAAATGAATCTTCAAGACTTGATTGAAGATATTAAGCGTCGGGACTTGTATGATTCGACCCGAGAAGATAGTCCATTAGTACCTGCAGACGATGCGGTTATGTTAGATTCATCTGATTTAACCCTAGAAGAAGTAGAAGAGTCTATATTAGCTGAAATCCACCGTGTGATTGTATAA
- a CDS encoding LysM peptidoglycan-binding domain-containing protein: MKFWDKLTKKNQENTEVETEQASEKDSSASSDQTPPTSDDFQNQGFGEFENLKNQKYTRTARNKKSNPDTISTTSKVIAFLLFVMIVVPFLLIAYMNNEDKVPEPESTEQVMISKTQNVESISKASESASISASESVSESIVASESAVAASESESARLASEQESSSIAASVAESNAAVAASEAAAQSAAESASIAESQAAIAEEESASSESASESTGTYTVQAGDNLYRIAVNNGMTLDELLELNGLTQSSSIGPGTVLRVN, translated from the coding sequence ATGAAATTCTGGGACAAGTTGACGAAAAAAAATCAAGAAAATACAGAAGTAGAAACTGAACAGGCTTCAGAAAAAGACAGTTCAGCATCTTCTGACCAAACCCCCCCTACAAGTGATGACTTTCAGAATCAAGGGTTTGGCGAATTTGAGAATTTAAAAAATCAAAAGTACACGAGAACGGCCCGCAATAAGAAGAGCAACCCAGATACGATATCGACAACTTCAAAGGTAATTGCCTTCTTGCTATTTGTGATGATTGTTGTACCGTTTCTTTTGATTGCCTATATGAATAATGAAGACAAGGTGCCTGAACCGGAATCAACTGAGCAAGTCATGATTTCTAAAACGCAAAATGTTGAATCAATTTCAAAAGCCAGTGAGTCAGCATCTATTTCAGCTTCCGAATCTGTCTCTGAATCAATTGTTGCCTCAGAAAGCGCAGTAGCTGCCTCAGAATCAGAATCAGCTCGCCTAGCTTCTGAACAAGAATCTTCAAGTATTGCAGCAAGTGTAGCTGAGTCAAATGCAGCAGTAGCAGCGTCAGAAGCCGCAGCGCAAAGTGCCGCTGAATCAGCTTCAATTGCTGAATCACAAGCAGCCATAGCCGAAGAAGAATCAGCTTCTTCTGAAAGTGCGTCTGAATCAACAGGTACTTATACTGTTCAAGCAGGGGATAACCTATATCGGATTGCAGTGAACAACGGTATGACCCTAGATGAATTACTTGAATTAAACGGTTTAACACAAAGTTCTAGCATAGGACCGGGAACCGTATTACGTGTAAATTAA
- a CDS encoding RecQ family ATP-dependent DNA helicase produces the protein MTDWHKRLEEMTGYKAFKPGQLASLEALDRQENVVAILPTGGGKSLIYQINQYNEPGVTLIISPLISLMQDQVSQLQRMGLGRGIALNSTYDRGEQAYILSHLSDYQFLFLSPEMLLKDHVIRALQRMDIQLLVVDEAHCISQWGYDFRPQYTELKKVRQLLKQPKTLALSATANQSTLADIKAYLFEEGEPIQLVKESVDRPNIFYLFDEIDTGEVRVNKLQDWLDRLPKPGIVYVHHKSELEELNQWMKDHTDLRVASYHGDRSLEDRHIIQSQFLQNELDVVFATSAFGMGINHGHIRFVLHYHLPKNMADFIQEVGRAGRDQEQSVSIVLYDNREAARLQQMRRLLEDEADLLDDLLERLFKQALTQSEVDQYADSVSAMLYFYRHHFTDYQTAKVHAQKLRQERLRQIYQMLDLMANDQCYRTFLLDQADEQVVDRPDLCCSNCQPDYASRPIWQDLMALPNRVKVEKDEHDGDFKEMWTQRLQHLLS, from the coding sequence ATGACAGATTGGCATAAACGCCTGGAAGAAATGACAGGTTACAAAGCATTTAAACCCGGGCAATTGGCGAGTTTAGAGGCATTAGACCGACAGGAAAACGTAGTGGCCATTTTACCAACTGGTGGAGGGAAATCTTTAATATACCAAATCAACCAATACAATGAACCTGGGGTAACATTGATCATTTCACCCTTGATTTCCCTGATGCAAGACCAAGTCAGTCAATTACAAAGGATGGGGTTAGGGCGGGGCATTGCCTTAAATTCTACCTATGACCGCGGCGAACAAGCCTATATTTTAAGTCACCTATCTGACTATCAATTTCTATTTCTATCACCAGAAATGCTCCTGAAAGATCATGTAATTAGGGCCTTACAACGGATGGACATTCAATTATTAGTTGTCGATGAAGCCCATTGTATTTCTCAATGGGGTTATGACTTCAGACCGCAATATACTGAATTGAAAAAGGTCCGTCAACTCTTAAAGCAACCAAAAACATTAGCCTTATCTGCTACGGCCAACCAATCTACATTAGCAGATATTAAGGCTTACTTATTTGAAGAGGGTGAACCTATTCAACTGGTAAAAGAATCGGTTGACCGACCAAATATTTTCTACCTATTCGATGAAATTGACACTGGTGAGGTGAGGGTAAACAAATTGCAGGATTGGTTAGACCGGTTGCCTAAGCCGGGAATTGTTTATGTCCACCATAAAAGTGAACTCGAAGAACTCAACCAATGGATGAAAGATCATACAGATTTGCGAGTCGCTTCTTACCATGGGGATAGAAGTCTAGAAGATAGGCATATCATCCAAAGCCAGTTTCTTCAAAATGAATTGGATGTTGTTTTTGCAACGTCAGCTTTTGGTATGGGAATCAACCATGGTCATATACGCTTTGTCTTGCATTATCATCTCCCTAAGAATATGGCAGACTTCATTCAAGAAGTGGGGCGGGCAGGACGAGACCAGGAACAATCAGTATCAATTGTCTTATATGACAATCGCGAGGCAGCTAGACTGCAGCAAATGCGTCGGTTATTAGAAGACGAGGCTGACTTGTTGGATGATTTATTGGAGCGGCTGTTTAAACAGGCCTTAACCCAAAGTGAAGTTGACCAATACGCAGATAGCGTAAGTGCCATGTTGTACTTTTACCGCCATCATTTTACGGATTACCAAACAGCAAAAGTACATGCCCAAAAACTTCGTCAAGAACGGTTACGTCAAATCTATCAAATGTTAGATTTAATGGCTAATGACCAGTGTTACCGTACTTTCTTATTAGATCAAGCTGATGAACAGGTAGTGGATAGACCAGACTTATGTTGCAGTAATTGTCAACCTGACTATGCCAGTCGACCGATATGGCAAGATTTAATGGCCCTACCGAATCGAGTGAAAGTTGAAAAAGACGAGCATGATGGTGATTTCAAGGAAATGTGGACCCAACGTTTGCAGCACTTATTATCTTGA
- a CDS encoding helix-turn-helix domain-containing protein → MDTLLMAIAFRVQALPPNSVYQVLIGKRTATTLFFAFSNNLTAYFGLYPKLEKDVWMSYTQNVADYISVGAIFRQDNQNNYMHLLFDDILQKRNGLIIPSHHHKHHSAFNLLLQVLSNIQAENPHYSPIVQDLEVQQLIKDFISMAKRADASQAGLQAITKSLHQQLAKELSAFPDQAALIFLEQFEGAKLPAQTLEQVAESHQISERAVVITQQALMDQIYQNWVSGHTLGAETQWLQVFAQGIFNQFPIWNQTTQDTLNLINQGWSLQKIADRRRLKLSTITEHIIEITLSFPWIIEPIVVEELNLKDISPLVSQEPDENYEAFKARFGEKDYWLYRYWHIVYQKGTHDDRLA, encoded by the coding sequence TTGGATACTTTATTAATGGCGATCGCTTTTAGAGTCCAAGCCTTACCCCCGAATTCCGTATATCAAGTGTTGATTGGCAAGCGAACAGCCACAACACTTTTTTTTGCATTTTCAAACAATTTAACTGCCTATTTCGGTCTATATCCAAAACTTGAAAAGGACGTATGGATGTCTTATACCCAAAATGTAGCTGATTATATCTCGGTGGGAGCTATTTTTCGCCAAGACAATCAAAATAATTACATGCATTTGCTTTTTGATGACATCCTTCAAAAACGAAACGGTCTGATTATCCCAAGTCACCACCACAAGCACCATTCAGCCTTCAATTTATTGCTGCAAGTCCTATCCAATATTCAAGCCGAAAACCCGCACTATAGCCCAATCGTCCAGGATTTAGAAGTCCAGCAGCTGATAAAAGATTTTATTTCAATGGCCAAAAGGGCAGACGCGTCCCAAGCTGGCTTACAAGCAATAACCAAAAGCCTTCACCAGCAACTCGCTAAGGAACTATCTGCCTTCCCAGACCAAGCAGCCCTCATTTTCTTAGAACAGTTTGAAGGCGCCAAATTACCGGCACAAACCCTTGAACAAGTAGCAGAAAGCCATCAGATTTCTGAGCGGGCAGTTGTCATTACCCAACAGGCCTTGATGGATCAAATCTATCAAAATTGGGTAAGTGGTCATACTTTAGGTGCAGAAACTCAATGGCTACAAGTCTTTGCCCAAGGGATTTTTAACCAATTCCCGATTTGGAATCAGACCACGCAAGATACTTTAAATTTAATCAACCAAGGTTGGTCACTTCAAAAAATCGCTGATAGAAGACGGTTAAAATTATCTACCATAACGGAACATATCATAGAAATTACCTTGAGTTTTCCTTGGATAATTGAACCAATAGTGGTTGAAGAACTTAATTTGAAAGACATTTCACCCCTAGTAAGCCAAGAACCGGATGAGAATTACGAAGCCTTTAAAGCACGATTCGGCGAGAAAGATTATTGGTTATATCGGTATTGGCATATCGTCTACCAGAAAGGAACCCATGATGACAGATTGGCATAA